A part of Capsicum annuum cultivar UCD-10X-F1 chromosome 6, UCD10Xv1.1, whole genome shotgun sequence genomic DNA contains:
- the LOC107876042 gene encoding uncharacterized protein C23H3.12c, whose protein sequence is MKARLVVFPIRGRNWCFSQTIESLQSEAHSSNTPSTFKDLWKKISSNSKHNSFNSNLEAVVDFASNKMNKAWSNLEKAPAGSLKNKIHGLGLRLLSRVKPSEIFLKSIPKEVTRVDITYPSSLNGRLVRRRLRHIAMRGSIIHKKYFYGSVTLLPLTSFFMVLPLPNIPFFWVLFRTYSHWRALQGSENLLQLVTNNSDQQKSEKGTTDKTNIKDDPQRTKGCSSPPWVLKPSEDLQKLIRSGEANDGLSEPTISDICKRFNLITMDVVKYKHTL, encoded by the exons ATGAAGGCTAGATTGGTAGTGTTTCCAATCAGGGGAAGGAACTGGTGTTTCAGCCAAACGATCGAGTCGTTGCAATCTGAAGCTCATTCGTCGAATACTCCTTCTACATTCAAAGACCTATGGAAGAAGATTTCGTCCAATTCCAAGCATAACTCCTTCAACTCTAATCTCGAAGCCGTCGTTGATTTCGCCTCCAATAAG ATGAACAAAGCTTGGAGTAATTTGGAAAAAGCGCCTGCAGGAAGTTTAAAGAACAAAATTCATGG GCTAGGGTTACGGCTTCTCTCTCGTGTTAAGCCTTCGGAGATCTTTTTGAAATCCATTCCTAAGGAGGTAACGCGTGTCGACATCACCTATCCCTCAAG TTTAAATGGACGGCTCGTTCGACGGAGGCTACGTCATATTGCCATGAG GGGGAGTATCATCCATAAGAAGTACTTCTATGGATCAGTTACATTGCTTCCACTGACATCATTTTTCATG GTGCTACCCTTGCCTAATATACCTTTCTTTTGGGTCTTATTTCGGACATATTCTCACTGGAGAGCTCTTCAG GGGAGTGAAAACCTTCTTCAGTTAGTTACAAACAACTCCGATCAGCAGAAGTCAGAGAAAGGAACAACAGACAAGACAAATATAAAAGATGACCCTCAGAGAACAAAAGGCTGCAGTAGTCCACCATGG GTATTAAAGCCATCAGAAGACCTTCAAAAGCTTATTCGATCTGGAGAAGCTAATGATGGTCTAAGTGAGCCGACAATATCTGATATCTGCAAGAGATTTAACTTGATTACGATGGATGTTGTTAAGTACAAACACACACTGTAG